A DNA window from Ranitomeya imitator isolate aRanImi1 chromosome 2, aRanImi1.pri, whole genome shotgun sequence contains the following coding sequences:
- the FAM110A gene encoding protein FAM110A yields the protein MSVGTFQSAGMGAPLASVMPFRILNKGPEYFRRQAENGARKPSAVERLEADKAKYVKSKQVVSTKQEAVKPALSRQPLFSPGVRRVLLTPNRKGSPTTTRGENRGVKNSLNLEILNNLINICDSPLTSPRADIVPWQEGEKLQNSSTPSTPVSPRMPSTTAVRRVDVRPSDAPHLPPSPYILITPVIELSTISGQPPDSPLCSPTDTPSEKGKKQTLLHRSKSDLSDRYSRASADLERFFNYCGLDPGEVSNIGAEHFVRASSDIVSIKFHSVSAESSEYAQSQVSAVTPEETAAAKSRIPYGISIIERNARVIKWLYGLRQAREAQKLSS from the coding sequence ATGTCCGTGGGCACGTTCCAGTCAGCAGGCATGGGTGCCCCTCTCGCTTCCGTCATGCCGTTCCGAATCCTCAACAAAGGTCCTGAATACTTTCGACGTCAGGCAGAGAACGGAGCTCGGAAACCCAGTGCGGTGGAGAGGCTGGAAGCTGATAAAGCAAAGTACGTCAAAAGCAAACAAGTGGTCAGCACCAAGCAAGAGGCGGTGAAGCCAGCGCTGTCCCGGCAGCCACTCTTCTCCCCGGGTGTTCGGAGAGTGCTGCTGACCCCCAACCGCAAGGGCTCCCCAACTACGACAAGGGGAGAAAATCGAGGTGTGAAAAATTCTCTAAATCTGGAGATTCTTAATAACCTTATAAACATTTGTGACAGTCCTCTGACCTCCCCTCGGGCAGATATTGTGCCATGGCAAGAAGGGGAAAAGCTACAGAATTCATCCACCCCAAGCACTCCAGTCAGCCCCCGGATGCCCAGCACAACGGCTGTACGCAGAGTGGATGTTCGTCCTAGTGATGCACCTCATCTACCCCCTTCTCCATATATCCTCATCACCCCAGTGATTGAGCTCTCCACCATATCGGGCCAGCCCCCTGACAGTCCCCTCTGCTCGCCCACCGATACCCCAAGCGAAAAAGGGAAAAAGCAAACCCTTCTGCATCGTTCCAAGTCCGACCTGAGCGACCGGTATTCCCGAGCTAGCGCCGATCTTGAACGTTTCTTCAATTATTGCGGTCTGGACCCCGGGGAGGTTTCCAACATCGGAGCAGAGCATTTCGTCCGGGCAAGTTCAGATATTGTGTCCATCAAGTTCCACAGCGTCAGCGCAGAAAGCTCCGAATACGCCCAATCCCAGGTCAGCGCAGTCACGCCTGAAGAGACGGCAGCAGCAAAATCGCGCATACCTTATGGGATATCGATCATTGAACGGAACGCCAGGGTCATAAAATGGCTGTATGGATTACGGCAAGCCAGAGAGGCCCAAAAACTGTCCTCGTAG